TCATCACAAAGGGTGCACAGTGACAGCCGCTACCCATGGGGTGGACGGGGCGGGAAATGAGCCCCTGCTGCAGAACCGCTGCCAAGCCTGCTGCTGCTCCAGAGCAGGGTGCCGCTCCTCACTCACCAGTCAGCCACACAGATCTCAATCTGGGCGCTGTCCAGTAGCTCCTGCCACACACCTTCCATCACCAGGTCCACAAGCTGCCTCTTGGAGCACCATCTGGGAAGGAGAGATGGCAATGGGCAGGGCAAACAGTCCCGGCATTCAAGGCGCAGTCAGAaaccacctcctccaagaagcctcccTTGATAACCCTCTCTAAAGCAGCCCTCAGGGTTTGCTCTAGCAAACCTGAAGATCTATGATGGGCTATACATCTCTCCTTGGCCTCTTGGATTCCCTTTGCCATTCTCCACCCTGCTGCGGGCTCCAGGCAGCTGACCTCTATGAAAGCCTGACCCTCATCTATGTGGGACAAGACATGAGTACAAATGAAGGCCACATACTAGACATTTGAGCGGGGAGCTCTGTggtgggcctcctaaagtgcgaGGGCCCCGGGTCTAAAGCTGGATGGCCTGGTCTCTGTCACCTATTGCTTCCTGTTGGATCAGCCAATGGGATGCTCCAGCAGGGGATGGAAGTGAAGGAGGTGACTAAAATCAGGGTATATATCCTCTTGGGTCCTTCTCAAGGGACTGCCTTGTCCCCCAAGGAAAAAGCACAGCTCCACAGCACGCTCTTCTCATTTTTCAGTAACTGTTTCCTCCCCTCACCTCTAGTAATCTAGGGGTGGTAATGTTCCTTCTCTGTTACTAGCTCAGGGACTCCTGCCAACAACTTTGTAAACAGTCCTTCACCTCAAATTAGAATGTGCCATAATCACATACATTGTGCAGTATTGGTGGAAGGACAGGTAAGTTGACCAACGGAATAGAACAGAGTGCCAGGAactggccgagcgtggtggcttaggcctgtaatcccagcacttttgagagtccaaggcaggtggatcactggaggtcaggagttcgagaccagcctggccaatatggtgaaacctcttctctacaaaaaatacaaaaattaggctgggtgaggtggctcatgcctgtaatcccagcactttgggaggccgaggcaggtggatcatgaggtcaggagattgagaccattctggctaacacggtgaaaccccatctctactaaaaatgcaaaaaattagccgggcgtggtggcgggcgccggtagtcccagctacttgggaggctgaggcaggagaatggcgaggcgagcttgcaatgagccgagattgcaccactgcactccagcctgggcgactgagcgagactccgtctcaaaaaaaaaaaaaaaattagccaggcatggtggcgcacccctgtagtcctagctactcaggaggctgaggaaggagaatcactgaaacccaggaagcagaggctacagtgagtcgagattgcgctagtgcactctagcctgggcaacaaaatgagattctgtctcaaaaaatgaaaacaaagaaaatcagagTGCCAGGGATAGACCTAGGTATGCACAGAAACTTAATAAACCGTAGAGATGGCATCATCATTCCATGGGGAACagattatttctctctctctttttttttcttttgagtcaaggtcttattctgtcactaggctggagtgcagtgccatgatcctagctcactgcaacctcgaactcctgggctcaagagatcctcccaccttggcctcccaaagtgctgggattacaggcatgagccaccatgcccgaccttcAGTTTCCTACTATAAAGTGGGGGCAATAATAGTATCTATGTCACAGGATTGTTGCCAGAATTATATGTAAAGTGTCTAGTACAGAGTAACCCCTTGTGGAGGcaagagtgactccatcttggatgctaatctgccatgttcactttttttttttttttttttttgagacagagtctcactctgtcgcccaggctggagtgcagtggcgtgatctcggctcaccgcaacatttgcctcctgggttcaagcgattctcccgcctcagcctccccagtagctgggactacaggtgcgtgccaccacgtccagctaattttgtctttttagtagagacggggtttcctcctgttggccaggctggtctcgcactcctgacctcaagtgatctgcctgccttggcctcccaaagtgctgggattacaggcgagagccaccgtgcctggcccaaaaccCTGTCTTTAGATCAAACTGGTCTTGCTGTTGTCTCACAAACTGCAGGCGATGATGCACAGAGCATTACTGCCTGTGGTTGCTAACCTTCCTGATTTTTCCTTGTATCTCTGGCATATAAAACAGTACCCTCAACaagaatttgtttgtttgtttgttttttttttttttgagacggagtcttgctctctcgcccaggctggagtgcagtggccggatctcagctcactgcaagctccgcctccggggtctacaccattctcctgcctcagcctcccgagtagctgagactacaggcgcccgccacctcgcccggctagttttttgtatttttttggtagagacggggttttaccgtgttagccaggctggtctcgatctcctgacctcgtgatccgcccgtctcggcctcccaaagtgctgggattacaggcttgagccaccgcgcctggccaagaatttgTTGATTGAtggaatgaatcaatgaataaggctgggcgcggtggctcaagcctgtaatcccagcactttgggaggccgagacgggcggatcacgaggtcaggagatcgagaccatccgggctaacatggtgaaaccccgtctctactgaaaaaaaaatacaaaaaattagccgggcgtggtggcgggcgcctgtagtcccagctacttgggaggctgaggcaggagaatggtgtaaacccgggaggcgaagcttgcagtgagctgagatccggccactgtactccagcctgggtgacagagcgagactctgtctcaaaaaaaaaaaaaaaaaagaaaaaaaaaatgaataaatgggggAAAGAGAGCGTGAAGGTGGcgatgagaacagtgtgggggtagggtccctttctctctctggggCCCCTGCCCCAGGGATCGGGGCCTCTCACTTGGGCCACTCACTCGAAAGAGGTCACGAAGCAGGTCTGTGAAGGCGCTCCGGGTACCGGTGTTAGGTTCTTTTCTATGGCCCAGCCGTTCCCACCGtgctccacctcccagcctctgAAGCCCTCTGTGGGAAAACAAGAGTTGAACATATGATTTACCTGCCAGCCTGCCCAGCAGAGACCCAGCAACCACCAGCCTGTCCCTCTTGTGCTCCAATCCTCCCTGGTTTCTCCTACCGACTCCTCCTCCCATTATCCTGTATTCCTGGTCCTACCCCAGAACTGTGACTCTCAGCCTTGCCCATCCACTCAGCTTCTCTTCAGTCACCCTTACTTGCTCTTTCTCCTTCAGTTGTGCtcttcactgtgtgtgtgtgtgtgtgtgtgtgttagacagagagagacagggtcttactctgtcgcccaggctggagtgcagtggctccatcatggctcactgcagcctctaactcctgagctcaagcgatcctcccatatcggcctccagagtagctaggaccacgggtgcatgccaccacacctggctaatttaattttttaattttttttttgagacggagttctgatcttgctgcccagactggagtgcaatggcatgatctcagctcactgtaacctctgcctcccaggttcaagcgattctcctgcctcagcctcccaggtagctgggattacaggtgtgcatcaccacacctggttaattttgtattttagtagagatggggtttcaccatgttggtcaggctggtcttgaactcctgacctcaggtgatccgctggccttggcctcccaaagtgctgggattacaggcatgaggcactgcgcctggcctaattaaaaaaatttttttaaccttttttttttttttttttttttttttttgagacgaagtctccctcttgtcccccaggctggagtgcaatggcgggatctcagctcactgcaacctctgcctccagggttcaagcgattctcctgcctcagcctcctcagtagctgggattacagatgcctgtcaccatgcctggctaatttttctatatttagtgcaggcggggtttcaccatgttggccaggctggtctcgaactcctgacctcaggtgatccacccgcctcagcctcccaaagtgctgggattacaggcatgagccaccgcgcccggcctaattttcaaaatttttagagacagtctcactttgttgttcaggctggtctcgagctcctggcctcaagcgatcctcccaccatcgcctcccaaaatgctgggattacaggcgtgagctactgcgccccacccttttttttttttttttttttttttaagacaaggtttctctctgtcacccaggctgtagtgcaatggcacgatcatagctcactgcagcctcgaactcctaggcttaagcgatcctcctgccttggcctcccaaagcgttgccATTCGGCCTCTGCCCTGTTCTGCACCCCCTCTGCATATCAAACTGCTTGCTTTCTCCCCTGGCCCAGCCAGGGTCTTCCTCCCTTGCCCAGTCCACTCGTCCCGATTCCTGGGTCCACGGTCTTCAGCCCCGCCTACCGGACCTACAGCCCAGGCACTGCGTCCCTCAGCCCCGCCCCCTGGCTCCTCCAGGGGTCTCGCCCATTGGCTACATCTGTCTCAGACTCTGTCCCGGCCCCGCCCCTGTCTCGCTCACCccggccccctcccccagcctcatgGGCACCACTCCCTGCACCCACGCTCTCCGCAGGAGTTGAAGATGAGGTTGCGGCGGAAGGGCGCGCGCAGACAGTAGCGCGCCAGGGCACACAGCGGAAACTCCTCCTTGTCTTCGTTGCTGGGCAGGCAGCGTTGGGCCACTGCATAGAGTGCGCGGCCCTCAGCGCTGCGGTCGCGGGCCAGCTGCAGCAGCCACACGGTGGGCCCGTCCACTATGTCGCGCCAGGCGCGGCACACTGGACGGCATCGCGTGACCAAGGCGCGTGGAGGCACGTGGCTCAGAACCTGCACCAGCAGCTCCGGGGGCAGCGCGTCCAGGGCCAGGGACGGGTCCGCCGGCAGCCGTCGCCGCGAGAGCCGGGCGCCCATCTCTAGCAGCCGGAGTCCTGCAGGTAGAGAGGGGTCGTAGGCGGGTCAGCGCAGCCAGGCCACCCCCTCCCTACTTTGCCTCCCAGGGCGCAAGGCCCCTGCAGCTCGAGAAACCCCATTAGGTCCATGGGCAACCAGCGACCCATTCCCCTCTGATTCTGGGCCTCTCCCCATCTTTCCACCTTGGGCAAAAGACTCTGACCCCCGTCAGGACCGCTGATCACGGCTTCCGTCTGGCGTTCACTTGTGTCGGGCTAAGCGCTTCACGTATATCACAAGTGAAACGGCAAAATAACTAACATAACTAACCCCATTTTTGTTTAAGGGGACTTTACCCATTCCTGCACATAGGCTAGGATAATTTTAGAGCGCTGAGATAATATGCAAAAACAGCaatcatgtagtttttaaaactaaCTCTGGGATTAAAGAAGTATGTAAACAACTATGTTTTGTCAAAGATTTATAGGAGCACTGTGACCCAACCAAGGACAAAGAAGTCACCAACCTCCTCGGACCCTAGCTGGCACCCAGATGTCTGCAGTGGTCACctccttattttattattacttttttatggAGCTAGAAACCAGGACTACAGCCTgtacctcctgggctcgagtgatcctcctgcctcagcctcccaagtagctgggcctataggtgcacgccactatgcccagctagttttttattttatatatatttttgtagaaatggggtctcactgcattgccctggctggtcttgaactcctgggctcaagtgatcctcctgcctcagcctcccaaagtactgggattggtatgagccactgcgcctggcctgttggTCACCTCTTAATCACAATgctcttctcttccctctgcccttaaaaaaaaaaaaaaaaattgtcctgaTTTAAGATGGTACTTTAGGATGATAGTCCACTGTGTTCTCGGTTTGCTGGCTCTCCAAATAAACTTGCTTTTCCTCCCACCAGCTGTCGTCTCTCttgagtttggtttttttttttttttttttgaggcagagtctcactctgtcacccaggctggagtgcagtggcccgtcttggctcactgcaacctctgtctcccaggttcaagtggttctcctgcctcagcctcccgagtagctgagagtacaggaatgcgccaccacacctggctaatttttgtatctttaggagagacagtttcaccatgttggccaggctggtctcgaactctggacctcaggtgatccacccacctcggccttccaaagtgctgggattgtaggcatgagccactgcgcccggcctgagcttggctttcttttctttttttttgagacggagtcttgctctgtcgcccaggctggagtgcagtggcacgatctcggctcactgcaagctctgcctcccgggttcacgccattctcctgcctcagcctcctgagtagctgggactacaggtgcccaccaccgcgcccagctaattttttgtatttttagcggagacagggtttcactgtggtctcgatctcctgaccttgtgatcgcctgccttggcctcccaaagtgctgggattagaggcgtgaggcaccacgcccggccggctttcttttctaaaactgagtcttactctgttgcccaggctggagtgcagtggcacgatctcagctcactgcgacctccacctcccgggttcaagcgattctcctgcctcagcctcccaagtagctggaattacaggtgtgtgccaccacactgagccAGTAATTTCtgtatagagatgggatttcaccatgttggccagctggtctcgaacccctgacctcaagtgatccacctgtctcagcctcccaaaatgctgggatttcaggcatgagccagcatgcctggcctgaGTTTGGCTTTCGAGTGTCAAGCCTCCAAACCTGGGTTGGGTTACAGACCCACAAGGAAACCCACTGTGGAAGAAACCATTTCCACCCCATACCCCAATGTGTTCCAACTACTGTAACCTTTGGAACCCATGACCCATCTTCGGCAAAATCTCTTCTTGCCTCAGTTACTTCTCTGAACATTCCTACTATCTTCTTGCTCTAACTGGAACCCAGCTCTCTTGTGGGCCTTCCAAGTGGGGAGGTCTTTGTGCTCCTGGGAGCTGCTTCCTGACCattctccctccaccctccccaaaACCCCCGGCGATGAATCTCATCACTACCCTGTCTCCTGCGTCATCTGCTGACCCAGATCATGACTCCTGTCTTCTCCCTAATTTTAGCTCTGGGCTCACGGTCGCTCCCGCTGCTCTTAGCATCATTCTCAGTGATTTCCATAACCAGATAGATAGTTCTTCCGCAGTCCCAACCTCTCTGTTCCCTGACCTCCCTCTAGTGGCTTTATCCTTCCCCAACCTCTCCCTCTCATGGTCACACCCAAGCCTTGTCCAATAACAGCAGCCTCTTCAGAACCTCAATTTCACACACTCACTCTCCACCCATCACTTTCTCTTTCCACCTCATTCCCTCCAGTGCCCAACTCGCATGATCCTTCCAACCCACTGTGATCTCTCATCCtttgtccttttcatttttcactcCCCCTCACCTCCCATGCCCTCATTTCTTCCTTAGCCAGCTTAAATTCCATGGTTAATCATTAAAAACATTCTTGATctggcatgctggctcatgcctgtaatcccagcactttgggagggcaaggtgggaggactgcttgaggccaggagtttgagatcagcctgggcaacagagcgagactccatctgcacaaaaaattaaaaaaattagccaggtgtggtggtgcacacctgtagtcccagctactccagaggttaaggtgggacaatcacttgaacccaggagttggaggctgcagtgagctatgattataccgctgtactccagcctgggcaacaaagtgagaccctgtctctaaataaaataaaatgaaaagaatagcAAAAAAAGTGGGGCTGTTGCTAGAAGGGGAGGTGAGGTCGAGAGAGGGTttgggctgggcgaggtggctcatacctgcaatcccagtactttgggaggccaaggtgggcagatcacttgaggtcaggagtttgagaccagcctggctaacatggtgaaaccccatctctactaaaaatacaaacattagctgggtgtggtggcgcatgcctgtaatcccagctactcaggaggctgaggcaggagaactgcttgaacccaggaggtagaggttgcagtgagctgagatcgcgccattgcactccagcctgggtagcagagtgagaccctatctcaaaacaaaacaaaacaaaaacaaaaacaaaaacaaacaagcaaaaaaaaaaaaaaaatgagaaggtttgttttgagatgggagaCAGGATGCTGTGTGGGCTGACAGGAGATCCAGTGCATTGGGGGAAACTGAATGAGCAGCAGAGAGAGGTGAGAACCAGGGACCGTGgctggaagtgggtgggaaggtGGGAGCAGGTGATGGGACAGTCACAGCAGGAAAACGGGTGTGGGCATGGTGCAGGTAGGTGGTAGAGGCAGGGGCGGCTGTGGAAGTTCACTTTTCATCTCTTGCATTTTCTCTGCAAAATAAGAAGCCAAGGGAGAGTGAAGCGGGGGGAGGAGGTGTTGGAAAGGATTAGGGGAGGAGGTGTTGGAAAGTATTAGGGGAGAAGTGAAAAGGTATGAATTAGTTGTCtagaagagaggaggaaggaggggatcAGAGAAATGTCATATGGCTGCCAGGCAGCATTGGAGTCTGCCTGAGGGTCAGGTTCACAGACTTGAAGTTAGCCTGGCCAGGGGGCTGTGTTGTTTTTTAGCCCACTTGAGCTGTGTGGGCGCAGGCACGGTGGAGAG
The sequence above is a segment of the Macaca nemestrina isolate mMacNem1 chromosome 20, mMacNem.hap1, whole genome shotgun sequence genome. Coding sequences within it:
- the LOC105495387 gene encoding F-box only protein 17 is translated as MGARLSRRRLPADPSLALDALPPELLVQVLSHVPPRALVTRCRPVCRAWRDIVDGPTVWLLQLARDRSAEGRALYAVAQRCLPSNEDKEEFPLCALARYCLRAPFRRNLIFNSCGEQGFRGWEVEHGGNGWAIEKNLTPVPGAPSQTCFVTSFEWCSKRQLVDLVMEGVWQELLDSAQIEICVADWWGARENCGCVYQLRVRLLDVYEKEVVKFSASPDPVLQWTERGCRQVSHVFTNFGKGIRYVSFEQYGRDVSSWVGHYGALVTHSSVRVRIRLS